The genomic stretch GCTCTTGAGTGGGCCGGCAGTTTCCCTGCAATACGTGACGCCTATGCTGCAAATCCGTTCGCAGATGTTTTTCGCCCGCACGGCGACCGAGTGGAAACCGCCAAGCAGACCAAAGCGAAGTCGACGAATTCAACTATTCCAAAACACAACCGGGATTTCTCGTTGTCGCTCAACCGAACCACCAATTGCCGACGAACATGCGTTTACAAGACACTCGACCGTGTCCGCCGCTCTGGTGTATTCGGTAGTTGGGTTGCACAGGCGAAATTGCCCAGGTTTCCAACGGCATAGACCGACGCCTCATCACACTAGCATGTGGTTTTTACCCGTACATGACATCCGTGCGTAGTACGTATTTCGTGCCTTCCGTTACTGCGACGCCTTCGTGCAACAGGCCGTGATCAAACACTAGTGCCTTCCCAGCTTCCGGCTTGATCTCGTGGGTAACACCAAGCCCACGTGCGTAGAATCGGGTTTCGCCGCCCGAACCAACATTCGCCAGGTACACCATGAACGTCAGCAGGCTTTCGCTGCGGCCGATCCGAACTGACCCATCGTGATGTGGCTTAAATGATTCAGTGCCGCTGTAGCGGTAGTAGCGGAACCGAGGATTTAGTCC from Thalassoroseus pseudoceratinae encodes the following:
- a CDS encoding prolyl hydroxylase family protein — protein: MKLETLEGDDLFVIHDLMSAEDCQEHIDRSEALGYETFTIGGEVVHNYRDNSRVIVDDPALADALWQTAAGMLPARREGMVASGLNPRFRYYRYSGTESFKPHHDGSVRIGRSESLLTFMVYLANVGSGGETRFYARGLGVTHEIKPEAGKALVFDHGLLHEGVAVTEGTKYVLRTDVMYG